The region TGGCTCTATAAAGCTCATTTATGGTTTAGCTTTATTACCCAGGATTTTTTGGCGTGCTACCGTTATTCTATGAAATGGATAGATCTTTTTAACGAGCATAAACATTTGGTATCTATTCACCCCGTTTCCTATTTAAAAGGAAATCATTATTTACTGGAATCTTTATTTTACCTTAATCATACCAATTTATTCGAGAAAACCCTTAAGAATCTTGAAGGGATGCTGAAGGACGCCAAAATCCCCGACGATGATAATATCAAGGCCCTGGCTTTTCTTTATTTATACTCCAATAAACTGAATTTACGCTTTATGCAGGGCAATTTTTCCAATGGGGATGTGTTAGTCGAAAAAATTCAGAAACGGGTGAAAAAATATAAAGACCGAATTGATGAGCATCACATTATGGTGTTTTATTATAAAATTGCCTGTTTATATTTTGGTGACGGAAACAATAAAAAGTGTATCGAATTCCTAAATAAAATCATCAATAACAAATCGCTGGAAATGCGGGAAGACCTTATGTGTTTCGCCCGAATTTTAAGTCTGGTAGCCCATTATGAAGCCGGCCTGGATTATCATTTAGACCGTTTAGTAAAATCTACCTATAAGTTTTTAATTAAAATGAACGATTTGCACGAGGTACAGAAAGAAATGATTCGTTTTCTTAGAAATTTACCCGAAGTTTCGCCTCTTGAAATTAAAGATGAATTTAAAAAGCTGCACAGTAAACTAAAGGAATATGAAGATCATCCTTACGAACGCAGGGCATTCCTCTATCTTGATATCCTTTCCTGGTTGGAAAGTAAAATAGAAAACCGCCCTGTAGCCGATGTTATTGCTGAGAAAGTGGCTTTAGTGAGCCGTTAGTTATTTTCTAAAGATTATAGGTAGAGCGTATCGCGTAGCAATGGGTTCTCCAAAACGTTTGGTAGGATTCCATTTTGGCATTTTGGTCAAAACCCTTACAGCTTCTGCATTGTAACGATGTGGAGCGCCATCTACTATCTTAATTTCAGATAGATCTCCGTCAGGATTTATGGTAAACATCAAAACTACCTTAACTTCCATGTCTTTATCATGTTCCTGTGGAATATTTATATTTTCCTGCAAAAAACTATATAATCTTTTCTCACCGCCCGGATAGGAAGCAGGAATATGATATTCAAAATACTCTATTTCCTCACCTTTTTCATTCCATACCTGCCCTTTTTTTAGCTTATCTCTTTTAAAAACATCCTTTCTTCTTAGATCTCCATTTTCCCAATAGGCGATAAGCGTTCCGTGCTTTTTTCCATTTTTAAAAGGAAGCTGATAAAATAACTCGCCAGATTTATAAAACTGTTTATGCAAACCATCATAAACCTTTGTTTTACCTCTAAGATCGTAAGTGTGCTCCGCTTTTTTCGTTCCATCTATAAAATAGGTAGTTCGTAGAAAATCATATTTCTGGTCTGGAGTGGGAGTGATAATTTTAAAATATTCAGCGCCTTCTTTGGTATCCAAGTCCTGGTACTTATTATCCATATAAATGGTATCCTGGGCAAATGCGGAAAATGAAATAACAGTAAAAATTAAGCTGAGGTAAAGATTCTTCATAGGTGATTTAGGTAGTTTTTAGTTTATACAATTATTCCAAAGCACTTCATCTGGAGGAGGTGCAATAATTTGGATTTCTTCTTTTTTTACAGGATGAATAAATTTAAGTTCCCTGGCGTGCAGGTGAATACTGGCATCTTTATTACTTCGGTCAAATCCGTATTTTAGATCTCCCTTAATCGGGCTGCCTATCGCCGAAAGCTGACTTCTAATTTGATGATGTCGCCCGGTATGCAAATCTACTTCCAACAGAAAGTAGTTATCGAGTTTTTTCAGAAGTCGGTATTCCAGAATAGCTTTTTTGCTTTCAGGAACTTCTTTAATATGTGCGTAAGATTTGTTTTGTTTCGGATTTCTTTTCAAAAAATGAACTAAAGTATCCGATTTTTTCGGCGGAGGATTTTTTACTATTGCCCAATAAGTTTTTTGCGCTTCTTTTTCTTGAAAAAGTTTATTGAGCCGGGGAAGAGCTTTAGAGGTTTTCGCAAAGAGAACAATGCCACTGGTTGGCCTGTCGAGACGATGAACTACGCCCAAATAGACATTTCCGGGTTTATTATATTTTTCTTTTATATAAGATTTTACGACTTCGCTTAGCGGCTTATCGCCTGTTTTATCGCCCTGAACAATATCACCGGGCCGTTTATTTACCACAATAATGTGGTTGTCTTCAAAAAGTACCTGTAGGTTGTTTTTATCTGAAATTACTTTTTCCAAAGAGAAGTTTTTATTTGTACTGCCAACTGTAACTGTTCACTAAACTAATACTGCTCATCATCAGATGGGAACTTTTTGCTTTTTACATCGTCCCGATAGCCTTCAAAAGCTTTGGTCATTTCGGTATGTAAATCGGCGTATCTTCTTAAGAATCTTGGGTTAAATTCGTGTGTCATTCCCAGCATATCGTGAACCACCAAAACCTGGCCATCTACACCGTTGCCGGCGCCAATTCCAATTACTGGAATGCTTATACTTTCGGCCACTTCTTTAGCGAGTTTTGCCGGAACTTTTTCTAAAACTATGGCAAAACAACCAAGACGTTCTAACAATAGCGCATCAGATTTCAACTTATCAGCTTCTTCTTCCTCTTTTGCTCTAACGGTATATGTACCAAATTTATAAATTGATTGTGGTGTTAAACCCAAATGTCCCATCACCGGAATTCCGGCATTAAGGATTCGTTTAAGCGATTCTTTAATCTCTTTTCCACCTTCAAGTTTTACAGCGTGTCCGCCGCTTTCCTTCATAATTCTAATAGCCGATCTTAAAGCTTCTTTAGGATCACTCTGGTAACTTCCAAACGGAAGATCTACAACAACAAGCGCACGATTTATAGCTCTTACCACGCTGGTTGCGTGATAAATCATTTGGTCTAAAGTAATAGGAAGGGTAGTTTCATGGCCAGCCATTACATTACTGGCAGAATCTCCCACAAGAATTACATCTATTCCGGCGCCATCTACAATTTTTGCCATCGAGTAATCATATGCGGTAAGCATAGCGATATTCTCGCCATTCTTTTTCATATCTACCAATGACTTGGTGGTAACTCTTTTATATTCTTTCTTAGCTATAGACATATTTCCAATTTTGGAAGGTAAAAGTACAAAAACACGCGGTTTTAAGGCAAGAAGCTGGTTTTATTGTTTTTTAAGTTCAGTAAAAAGCGATTTTAATAATTCGCCATCGTCTCCGTGGTATTGCCAAAACATTGCGCCACCAAGATCATTCTCTTTAATAAACCGAGCTTTTTCCTTTATAGACTCGGGATCATCATAGGTGATAAAGGTGCCGGTATCTTCGCGCCATAAATAGGGTGCTTTAGCCGTTTTATCCCACAAGCGCCTGTAATTACTTGTTTTTAAACTGTCTTTTAATTCCCGATAATTTATACTGAAAGAATTTCCGAAAGCTTTTTGGTGAAGACCTGAGTTTCTGTTTTGGGTTTCGTGCCAACCGCGCCCATAAAAAGCCATTCCTATAACAAGTTTTTCTGAAGGAGCGCCAGCCGCTAAATGTTCTTCTACAGCCTTTTTAGTGCTCTGTTTATAAACTTCGGGATCGGTTTCTGAGACATATAAATTGGTATGATGCGAAGTAGAATCGTTCCAACCTCCCTGGTAATCATAACTCATAATATTAATAAAATCCAGGTGGGGATGAATCTTGTTTAATTCAACGTGCTTTAAATATTCTTCATTTGCAGCGGTGGCAATAGTTAATAGATAATTTCGATTATCAATTTTGCCAACCGAATCTAACTTTTTTCTAAAAAGCTTCAAGATAGAGGTAAAGTTTTCTTTGTCGTCGGGAGAATGATTATTTCCTGCTCCCGGTTGTCCTGGATATTCCCAGTCTAAATCTATCCCGTCTATATTGTGTTTTTTAAGAAATGAAATTCCGCTGTTGGCAAATCGCTCCCTGTCACTTTTGGTAGCCACAGCTTCAGAAAAGCCACCAGACCAGGTCCAGCCCCCAACCGAAATCAGGATTTTTAATTCGGGATTATTATTCTTTAAACTGTTTAATTTCTTTAAGCGTTCTACATCTTTGGGATTTCCCTCTATAATTTTTCCGTCTTTAATATTTGCAAAAGCATAATTTATATGAGTAAGTTTTTCGGCAAAAATTTCATTAAACCTGTCATCAACATTGCCGGCTACAATATACCCCACAATCTTCTTTTGTGCTCTTAATGCTGAATTACTAAAAAGAAAAACTAAAAGTAGAATTAGAGAAATTACAGATGCTCTTTTCATAGTTTAAGGGATTAGCTTGAAGGTTTAAAATACTAAATTAGCGGTTCTATAAAAATACCTTAATGAATAAGTTATTCCTAATTAGTTTTTTGTTTTTCTGCCAGTTAGGCTGGAGTCAAAATTCAGAAAAAGAAGATCTTCAAAATTTGATCGAAGACTTTTTTGAAGCTTTTCACGCCCAGGATTCTAAAGCATTACGAAATTTTGCCCATCCAGAAATTAAAATGCAATCTGTAGCTATTGATGCTGAAGGAAATACTACCCTTTCTACCGAAGAATACACTACTTTTTTAAAATCTATTGCGTCAATTCCGGAGACCACTAAATTTGAAGAACAATTACATGGATTCGAAATTAATATCAATGATATGATCGCCAATGTAAGTATTCCTTATTCGTTTTTTATAAATAATGAATTGAGTCATTGCGGCGTGAACACTTTTCAATTGATGAAGTCTAAAGGCGAATGGAAAATTATTTATCTGGTTGATACGCGCAGTAAATTGGGGTGCGAATAATTTCTTCATTCTACATCTTTTACACATCTAAAGCCTAAATGTTCCAGGCCACTTTCGGGAGTAGAACTCATTCTGGCAGCGTTTCTATAACCTGTACAATAAGATTCACTGCATAAAAATGAACCACCACGAATAACTTTTTGTTGTTCTGCATTAAAATATTCCTTGAAATAACCATCGGTGCGTTGTTCCAGTTTTGAGTAGGCATTGGGATAATAAGTATCTAAAACCCATTCCCAGGCATTTCCTGCAATTTCATAAAGCCCGAAAGCATTGGGAGAAAAACTTTTTACCGGCGCTGTTTTCTCAAAATTATCTTTTACTTCGTTAGCAACAGGAAAATCACCCTGATGAAAATTAACAAACCCGGTAGCTTTTTCAAAATCATTTCCCCAGTGGTAGATTTGATTTTCTTTTCCGCCTCGGGCCAGGTATTCAAATTCTGCTTCTGTTGGTAAACGTTTTCCTGCCCATTTCGCGTATGCTAAGGCATCGTACCAGGAAACCTGCACTACGGGATGATTTTCCTTTCCTTCAATATCACTTTGCGGGCCTTGTGGATGTTTCCAGTTGGCACCTTCTTTAAATTTCCACCAGGCCTGCGGATTTTCGGGATCAAAAACCATTGCGCCGGGAGGAAAACTTTCTCCGTTGATTTCAAAACTGCGCTCGGCGGTTGTTATATAACCGGTTTTTTCTACAAATTTCCTGAATTCGGCATTAGTTACTTCCGTTTCGTCTACCCAAATGGTTTCAATAGTTTCTTGATGCTGCGGAAATTCATCGCGCCTGGCTTGTTGCGAATTTCCACCCATCGTATAATCCCCACCTTCAATTTTTAGCATTTTGGAAGTTGAAACCGAATCGCGTTCTTTGATTTCAGCAATTTCTTCTAAATATTTTTTGTGGTAGGATTTTTCAGTTTGTTGAATATTTTCTTCGGAAGTTTCATTTTTTTCCTTTTCCTGATTTTTACAGCTGAAAAATGAAAAAAATAGAAAAGTGATAATAGTATATTTTGAAAGGAAGAAACGCATTTTTAAATTTTCGGCTAAAGGTATAGAAGTGTTTCCAACTAAAGATTAACTGATACTGAAAATGTTTTCCAGCCAAGAACATACAAATTTTATACTCATAAAAGGAATAAGAATATTCAATAGGTTTTCTGAAATTTAGAAAGCAGAACTTTCAAAAAGTATTATTGGTGGCAAAATCACGAAAATAAAAAGCCACTAAATTCAAAATTAATATTTGAAAATTTCGTGGCAGTTTATTTAAAAATAAAAGTCTATTAAGGTTTTAAAACCACTCTAAATCTCGCTTTGTTATTGATCATTTTATCGTAGGCTTCGCTAACTTTATCTAGCGGATATTCTTCTATTTTAGGTTTTGTCCCGGTCATTGCGCTAAATTTTAAAGTATCTTCAGAATCCATTGCGGTACCGCTAGGCCAACCGGCAACCGATTTTCTACCCATTAGAAGTTCCATTGGAGAAACTTGAATAGGATCTCCGGTTGCTGCAACCATTAATAGCTTCCCGTCTATTCCTAAACCACCAATTACAGAGGTAATTGCTTCGCTATTTGGAGCAGTGGCCAAAATGAGTTTAGCACCGCCCAGCTTTTTCAATTCTTTGGCAGCATCTTTTTGTTTGGCGTTTATAAAATGATGTGCGCCTAATTCTTCGGCTAGCTCTTTTTTGCTGTCACTGGTAGAAATTGCCACGGTGCGCATTCCCATTTTTGCCGCATATTGTAAAGCCAGATGGCCTAAACCACCAATTCCCTGCACGGCAACGGTATCTCCGGCTGTAATTCCTGAATTTCGTAAAGCGTTAAAAACAGTAATCCCGGCACAGAGCAGGGGAGCGGCTTCTGCCGAAGATAATTCTTCAGGAATATTTACCACGGCTTCTTGTGGAGCTGTCATAAATTCGGCGTAACCACCATCGTAAGAGATTCCGCTTATTTTTCCGTTTTCGCAGCTTATAAAATCACCGCGGCGGCAGGGTTCACATTCAAAACAATGTCCGCCGTGCCATCCTACACCAACGCGCTGGCCTTTTTTCCAGTTGTTTACGCGTGCACCAACTTCTTCTATAATTCCTACCACTTCGTGGCCGGGAACGCGCGGATATTCAATGCCTGGAAACGCGCCATCTTTTACAAAAGCATCGCTATGGCAAATACCGCAAGCTTCTACTTTAATTAAAACTTCGTTCTCTTTTGGTGAAGGTTTGTCGATATCTACAACATGAAAATCACCACCTTTTTCTTTTACCTGTACAGCTTTCATAACTTTTTTTTTGGTTGGAAACTGAAGTTACAAAAAGGCTAAATGCTTCTGTTTTAATCCTTTGTTAAATAAGTTTATAAAAGCTTTGGAAGAAGGAAGAATACTACAATTCCGTTGTTCATGGCGTGCATAGCGATTGGCCAGATAAGGTTTCCGTTTTCGACTTTTATTTTTCCGAAGAAATACCCGGCGATAATTCTTGGAAAAATTAATATAAATAGAATAAGATCAAATTCCCATCCTTCAACATAATTCCAAATATGAACCAGCCCAAAAAGCACAGCAGTAAGTAGCCAAATAAACCTATAATTCCGGTATAGAATTATGCGAAATACTCTAAGAAACCTTGAAGGAGTAAGAGATTGTAAAAACAGAAAAATGATAATAGCCGATAAAATTACCAGGCCATATTTAAGTAATGAATGAGCTTCCTGTGGAATAAAACCGAGTCCTACAAAGGCAAGTACAGCACAAATGAAAATATAGATTTCGGTAAAAGAAGGTTTTATAAGTGTTCTAAACATACTTTCTTCCAGGAGTGGCGCGATAATTACCGCCATTAGGACAAATGCCAACGGACTTTCGTTCATTAAATCGAATAGTTCGGTTTGCTGGTATTTTTCCAGGTCTAATTCCGGTAAAAATGTATTTAAAAATCCCAGTAGAAAGAAAAACAAAAAATAGGTCCCAATCATGAACCAGTAGTTGCGAAAGAGATTGCTGACTTTAGGTGGGATTTTTGGAAGCTGCAAAGGATTGAATTTGATTATTGCTGCAATTTAATACTGTGGTGATATTTTAAGCCACGAATTCACGAATTTTTATTTGTGAAATAATAAAAACTGATAATTAAAAAAATGAACAATAACCGAAAACCGAGAACAGATCAAAAACAGATTGCCGCATCGCTTCGCTCTTCGCAATGACGATTATAATTATTTATTACTAACAATCGCTTAAATTCACTTTAACTGCAAGTCCGCCCTCTGAGGTTTCTTTGTATTTGGAATTCATATCTTTTGCGGTGTCCCACATTGTTTCAATCACTTTATCCAGTGGAACTTTAGCTTTAGTGGCATCACTTTCCAGAGCAATTTCAGCAGCGTTAATGGCTTTTATGGCGCCCATCGCATTCCTTTCAATACAAGGCACCTGCACCAAACCGGCAATAGGATCGCAGGTTAGACCAAGGTGATGTTCCATCGCAATCTCAGCAGCCATAAGGACCTGTTCTGGTGTGCCACCAAGTAATTCTGTTAATCCGCCGGCAGCCATTGCCGAGGATACGCCAATTTCGGCCTGGCAACCCCCCATAGCGGCAGAGATCGTGGCACCTTTTTTAAAGAGACTGCCAATTTCACCGGCAACCAACATAAAGCGTTTCATATCTTCAAAAGTAGCCTCGTGGTTTTCGATTACCATATAATACATCATTACTGAAGGTACGGTGCCGGCACTACCATTTGTAGGTGCGGTAACTACACGACCCAAAGATGCATTTACCTCGTTCACACTAATAGCAAAACAGCTAACCCACTTAAGGATTTGCCTAAATTTTACTTCAGTTCTTCTAATAGCACTGGTCCATTCTTCGGGAGAGTTATATTTTTCTTCGCCAATAAGACGCTGATGCATTTCAAAAGAACGGCGTTTTACATTAAGTCCGCCGGGAAGGGTTCCTTCGGTATGGCAGCCAATGTACATAGATTCCAGCATCACATCCCAAATTTGTTTTAAACCGGAATTTATTTCTTCTTCGCTTCTAAGGGATTTTTCATTTTCCAGAACAATTTCAGAAATAGGTTTGTTTTCAGCTTTGCAGTAGGCGAGAAGTTCTGTAGCTTTTTCAATTGGAAAGGGAAATTCCAAAAAGCTTTTCATCTTCTTACTGGCGTTTTTACGTTCTTTTTTAACAACGAAACCGCCGCCAATAGAATAAAAGGAAGAAGATATTTTTTTACCGTTTACCAGAGTTGCCCGAAAGGTCATTCCGTTGGGATGAAATTCAAGGAAATTACGATTGAATTTCACATCTTCAGCAATGCTAAAATCAATCTCTCTTTCAGCGTTTAAATGGAGTTTTTTAGATTCCCTGATTTTTTCAATTTCAGAATCAATAATGGAAATATCCATAGTTACAGGATCATGGCCGCAAAGTCCCAGAATGGTAGCGATATCTGTGGCGTGACCTATACCGGTAAGGGAAAGAGAGCCATAAAGATCTATGTGAATGTGTTCCACGTCATCAAAAGTCCCTTTTTGCTTTAATTCTGCAATCCAGCGTTGCGCTGCTCGCCAGGGACCTAAAGTATGAGAACTGGAAGGGCCTACGCCCACCTTCAACATATCAAAAACACTAATACATTCAATTTTTCGCATTGTATAACTCCTATTTTGCTACAAAAATAAGGATTTGTTAGTATGATGTAGAATGAATTGAAAAAATATTAAAACGATTTCGTAGGGAGTAAACTACTTTGAAATAAGATGGAGAGGCAATATAGTGTAATAATATTTTTGGTTTTAAGGAGAATTCAGGTGTATTTAAATTTCGATGATCGATTAAAGCGCAGATTTGGCAAGTGCTTTCAGGAAAAAATGACAACCTGTCATAAGTTTTCCGCTGGCATAATGATTGACTTTAAGACCTCGAAGAATTGAAATCAATAATATAAAATATAACGAATAGAATTATGGGTAAAATAATTGGAATTGACTTAGGTACTACCAACTCTTGCGTTGCAGTAATGGAAGGTAACGAGCCTACGGTAATACCTAATGCCGAAGGAAAAAGAACTACACCATCTGTAATCGCATTTGTAGAAGGTGGCGAAATAAAGGTTGGTGACCCTGCAAAAAGACAGGCTGTTACTAACCCAACAAAGACCGTAGCATCTATAAAGAGATTTATGGGGAATAAATATTCTGAAGCTTCTAAAGAAGCTGGAAGAGTTCCTTATAAAGTTGTTAAGGGGGATAATGATACTCCACGTGTAGAGATTGACGGTAGAAAATATACTCCGCAGGAACTTTCTGCAATGGTACTTCAGAAAATGAAGAAAACCGCAGAAGATTATCTTGGACAGGATGTAACTGAAGCGGTAATTACCGTACCTGCATACTTTAACGATTCTCAACGTCAGGCTACAAAAGAAGCCGGTGAGATCGCAGGATTGAAAGTTAGCCGTATTATAAACGAACCAACTGCTGCAGCTCTTGCTTACGGACTTGATAAAAAATCTCAGGACCAAAAGATCGCTGTATATGACCTTGGTGGTGGTACTTTTGATATCTCTATCCTGGAATTAGGTGATGGTGTATTTGAGGTATTGTCTACAAATGGTGATACGCACCTTGGTGGTGATGATTTTGATGAGGTATTAATCGATTATCTTGCAGATTCTTTTCAGAAAGCTGAAGATATCGATTTAAGAAAAGACCCAATGGCACTTCAGCGTTTAAAAGAAGCTGCTGAAAAAGCTAAAATTGAGTTGTCTTCTTCAACACAAACAGAAATCAACTTACCTTATGTAACGGCAACGTCAAGCGGACCAAAACACCTTGTAGAAACTATTAGCCGTTCTAAATTTGAGCAATTAGCTTCAGAATTAGTAACACGCTCTATGGATCCTGTGAAAAAAGCACTTAGCGATGCAGGACTTTCAAAAAGCGATATCGATGAGGTAATTCTTGTTGGTGGTTCTACCCGTATGCCTAAGATTCAAGAAGAAGTAGAAGCATTTTTCGGTAAAAAACCTTCTAAAGGGGTGAATCCAGATGAGGTTGTTGCTATTGGTGCAGCTATCCAGGGTGGTGTATTAACTGGAGATGTAAAAGATGTATTGTTACTTGATGTTACTCCACTCTCTTTAGGTATTGAAACTATGGGAGGAGTTAACACGAAACTTATCGAGTCTAATACTACGATCCCAACTAAGAAATCACAGACATTCTCTACCGCGGCCGATAATCAGCCTTCAGTAGAAATTCACGTGTTGCAGGGTGAACGTCCAATGGCGACCGATAATAAAACAATTGGTAGATTCCACTTAGACGGAATTCCACCAGCGCCAAGAGGAACACCTCAAATTGAAGTGACTTTTGATATTGATGCCAATGGTATCATTAAAGTAAGCGCTACCGATAAAGCAACCGGTAAATCTCAGGATATTCGTATCGAGGCTTCTTCAGGATTAACAGAGGAAGAAATCGAGAAAATGAAGAAAGAAGCTGAAGCAAATGCTGATGCTGATAAGAAAACCAAAGAAAAAGTAGATAAGCTTAATGAAGCTGATGCTATGATCTTCCAAACTGAAAAGCAGTTGAAGGAATTTGGTGATAAGATTTCTGAAGATAAGAAAAAGCCGGTAGAAGAAGCTTTAGAAGAATTGAAGAAAGCTTACGAAACTAAAGAGCTGGATCAAATCACTCCTGCTTTAGACAAATTAAACGAAGCCTGGAAAACAGCTTCTGAAGAAATGTATAAAGCACAAGCTGAAGCCCAAGACGGTGAGGCAGGACCACAACAAGGTGCTACCGGAGCTGAAGGTGGAGAGCAAGCTGGAGGAAAGGACTCTAAGAGTGGAGACGACGTAGAAGATGTAGATTTTGAGGAAGTGAAGTAAGCAGAGAGCCATTTTCATAGCGCAAAGCGTTGTGAAAAATGTGCGAATCGCTTATCCCGACGAAAGTCGGGATCTCAAGAAAACGAGAGGCTTATTCCGAACTTGCTTCGGGATCTTAAAACCTCAAACTCACATCTGAGCAATAAAAAAAAGCGCAATCATTAATTTGGTTGTGCTTTTTTCATTTTTACACGCAACCATTTCGTGTTTTTTGCATCTACTATATAAATACCAACAATTATGAAAAAATTTATACTATTTGCATTATTCTTTTCAGCAACGATAATTTCTTGTACCAATAATGATGATGAAGTGATTGCAGATTCACAACTAGAAGTTCAAAACGCATGCACTGCAGATAAACCATTAGAATTAGAGTGGATGCAGGATTTAATAACTGAGTTAAACTGCGGTGAATATGCCTGTAAGGTCTCTATTTTAAAAAGTGAATATGAAGGCGAAACAGTTTTTTATATTCAAATGACAGACCCGGTATGCAATGGATTCGACGAGATTACTTTATACAACTGTACGGGAAAAAAGGTTGAATCATTTAGTATTGAAGAAAGCATGGAGTTCGTAAATAGTCCAGGGCGAGAGGTCGAGGAAATCTTTAGTTGTAATGTATAAATGATTCAGTTTTAAGAGGCGCAAAATTCCTAATTCTGAAAGAAATTGCGCTTTTTTCGTTTTTACAGCAACCATTTTGTGATTTTTACATCTACTATATAAATACCAAAAATTATGAAGAAATTTATTCTATTATCAATTTTGAGTTCGACAACTATTTTTTTGGCCTGCAGTCCGGAAAATACTGATGATGAACAAGAAAATTTCAATACCGATCCTGTTTCTCTTAATATTGGTTTAGAGGAAAATTGTGCAGAAACCGAAACTTACTGTGCCATGAGTGATACGTGCGGTGAGGAGTTTTTAAATTTAATTGATTTCCAATATAATGACTCTGAGTTAGAATTTACCATGTACTTCAATTCCCAAATTGAAAATAATTTTAGCCTTGAAACTTTAAGAAACAATTTCGAATACTTGAATTTTGTTATAAGATTTCCTGAACAAAAAACAGATAGTATGTCATATGCTTATGTTCACAAATTACCCATAAGAGAATTGAACACTCCGAGTGAAGAAGGCTTTACTCTAAGTTTTGATAATTATGAAGATGGAGTTATTACTGGTTCGCTAATAGGTGATATATCAGAAATGACTAAAGTTAAACAATCAGATGATCCTAATTGTATAATGGATGATATCATGGGGATTTGTACTGAAGAAATTAGTGTAGAAAAAGCAGTTGCTATAGATTTTAAATTTTGTTTAGACAGATAGTTAGTGCTTATTATAGCGTCACTATCCTAAAAACGTAATATACAAATACACAAAATTAAAAACTACTAAAAGAGCGAAGCATACTAAGCTGAAAATCCTATAACTCTTTACAGGGCGGTGTTTTTCAGGCATTTGCTTTCCTGTAACCAGTTTATAATTAAACCAGGCTAGAAATGGTGCTGATAGAAATGAAAGTCCGGCGGCGAAATCTACCAAAATTGTAAACGAACCGGAGAGAAAATACAAAATAGAAAGCGAAAGAACCGGGATAATAAAAATGGAAATTCGGTAAATTTTCCATTTTTCTTTTTTGTCTTCAGGTTTATCCTTTTCCGGGTTTTTTAATTCAGAAATTACTCTAGGGTAAGCATCGGTTACGGTTAAAACCGTACTTAACATGGTAATAAAAGCCGCAACCGAAATTAAAGGTTTGCTCCATTCGCCAAGCGTTTTTCCGTATAATTCCACCAACTGACTCGAGAATTCCACACTATTACTAGAAAATGAAGTTCCGCTGCCAAACATGACTAAAACACCAAGCAAAAAGAATAGCAAACCTATAAAAGCAGCCGAAAAATAACCCACATTGAAATCGGCGAAAGCACCTTTTACAGAAATTTTTTGTTGGTTTTGTAATGCTTTCTCTTTAGTCCAGATAGAATGCCAAACCGAAGCATCTAGCGGAATAGGCATCCATCCCATAAAAGCGATTATAAAACCCAAACTGGCGGTAGTCCATAACGAAGGCGGTTTGGTGGTAACTGCATCGTTAACCGTTCCCGCACCAA is a window of Salegentibacter salegens DNA encoding:
- a CDS encoding energy transducer TonB produces the protein MKNLYLSLIFTVISFSAFAQDTIYMDNKYQDLDTKEGAEYFKIITPTPDQKYDFLRTTYFIDGTKKAEHTYDLRGKTKVYDGLHKQFYKSGELFYQLPFKNGKKHGTLIAYWENGDLRRKDVFKRDKLKKGQVWNEKGEEIEYFEYHIPASYPGGEKRLYSFLQENINIPQEHDKDMEVKVVLMFTINPDGDLSEIKIVDGAPHRYNAEAVRVLTKMPKWNPTKRFGEPIATRYALPIIFRK
- a CDS encoding RluA family pseudouridine synthase; this translates as MEKVISDKNNLQVLFEDNHIIVVNKRPGDIVQGDKTGDKPLSEVVKSYIKEKYNKPGNVYLGVVHRLDRPTSGIVLFAKTSKALPRLNKLFQEKEAQKTYWAIVKNPPPKKSDTLVHFLKRNPKQNKSYAHIKEVPESKKAILEYRLLKKLDNYFLLEVDLHTGRHHQIRSQLSAIGSPIKGDLKYGFDRSNKDASIHLHARELKFIHPVKKEEIQIIAPPPDEVLWNNCIN
- the panB gene encoding 3-methyl-2-oxobutanoate hydroxymethyltransferase; this translates as MSIAKKEYKRVTTKSLVDMKKNGENIAMLTAYDYSMAKIVDGAGIDVILVGDSASNVMAGHETTLPITLDQMIYHATSVVRAINRALVVVDLPFGSYQSDPKEALRSAIRIMKESGGHAVKLEGGKEIKESLKRILNAGIPVMGHLGLTPQSIYKFGTYTVRAKEEEEADKLKSDALLLERLGCFAIVLEKVPAKLAKEVAESISIPVIGIGAGNGVDGQVLVVHDMLGMTHEFNPRFLRRYADLHTEMTKAFEGYRDDVKSKKFPSDDEQY
- a CDS encoding glycoside hydrolase family 18 protein — translated: MKRASVISLILLLVFLFSNSALRAQKKIVGYIVAGNVDDRFNEIFAEKLTHINYAFANIKDGKIIEGNPKDVERLKKLNSLKNNNPELKILISVGGWTWSGGFSEAVATKSDRERFANSGISFLKKHNIDGIDLDWEYPGQPGAGNNHSPDDKENFTSILKLFRKKLDSVGKIDNRNYLLTIATAANEEYLKHVELNKIHPHLDFINIMSYDYQGGWNDSTSHHTNLYVSETDPEVYKQSTKKAVEEHLAAGAPSEKLVIGMAFYGRGWHETQNRNSGLHQKAFGNSFSINYRELKDSLKTSNYRRLWDKTAKAPYLWREDTGTFITYDDPESIKEKARFIKENDLGGAMFWQYHGDDGELLKSLFTELKKQ
- a CDS encoding nuclear transport factor 2 family protein, producing MNKLFLISFLFFCQLGWSQNSEKEDLQNLIEDFFEAFHAQDSKALRNFAHPEIKMQSVAIDAEGNTTLSTEEYTTFLKSIASIPETTKFEEQLHGFEININDMIANVSIPYSFFINNELSHCGVNTFQLMKSKGEWKIIYLVDTRSKLGCE
- a CDS encoding formylglycine-generating enzyme family protein, translating into MRFFLSKYTIITFLFFSFFSCKNQEKEKNETSEENIQQTEKSYHKKYLEEIAEIKERDSVSTSKMLKIEGGDYTMGGNSQQARRDEFPQHQETIETIWVDETEVTNAEFRKFVEKTGYITTAERSFEINGESFPPGAMVFDPENPQAWWKFKEGANWKHPQGPQSDIEGKENHPVVQVSWYDALAYAKWAGKRLPTEAEFEYLARGGKENQIYHWGNDFEKATGFVNFHQGDFPVANEVKDNFEKTAPVKSFSPNAFGLYEIAGNAWEWVLDTYYPNAYSKLEQRTDGYFKEYFNAEQQKVIRGGSFLCSESYCTGYRNAARMSSTPESGLEHLGFRCVKDVE